The following DNA comes from Candidatus Edwardsbacteria bacterium.
TGACAGGTTGCCACAGCATCAGCCTTGTCCACCCACAAAGTCATCCGGCGGGGGAAGGGATTGATCAGCTCCTTGATCTTGCCCTTCAGGTTTTCCTCCAGGATCTTTTTTATTTCCTCAAAGGTCATTTTGATCTCCTGTATTCTTTATTCTGTATTCTATATTCGCCGGATCGTTATCCGTTCTTCAAAGCGCCCAGCAGCTTGGCTACGCCATCGATGATGGCATCGGGCTTGGCCGCGCAGCCGGGGACATAGGCATTGACCGGGATCACCTGGTCGACCCCTTCCAGCACGCTGTAACAACCCCGGAAAACATTGCCGGAACAGGCGCAGGCGCCGACCGCCACCACGAACTTGGGCTCGGCCATCTGCTCGTAGATCCTCTTTAAGCGGGAGGCCTGCTGGCGGGTCACCGCCCCGGTGCACACCAATACGTCGGCATGGCGGGGGGTGGATTTAAGCAGCACCCCGAAGCGCTCCAGGTCAAACCTGGGCATCAGGGCCGCCAGGGTTTCGATGTCGCATCCGTTGCAGGCTCCGCTGTTGAAATGGAGCAGCCAGGGGGATG
Coding sequences within:
- the nuoB gene encoding NADH-quinone oxidoreductase subunit NuoB, which gives rise to MALEKLVKWARVSSPWLLHFNSGACNGCDIETLAALMPRFDLERFGVLLKSTPRHADVLVCTGAVTRQQASRLKRIYEQMAEPKFVVAVGACACSGNVFRGCYSVLEGVDQVIPVNAYVPGCAAKPDAIIDGVAKLLGALKNG